The genomic DNA GCTCTTGAAATGTAATCTCCGTTTCTAGCACCAAATGCACTTCCAACAACGGCCGTTACGGCGGATCCTATTGCTGTAAGTGGCATTATTGCAAACAGGTAAAGCCTTTGACCTGATGTATAGACTGCAATACCATAATCTCCAGCTATTGTTGAAATAAATGACATGTAAAGTGCCACTGCAATGGACATCATCACCATATCAAGTGAAGCGGGAATTCCAACTACCAGAATATCCTTAACAATCGCTCCCTTGTATTTAAAGTCTTTGAAATGGATATCTGCATAGGTATCTTTTTTAATCAGAATCCAATAGAGGATAACGACTGCAGATATTGCAGAGCTTAGAATTGTTGCATAAGCCGCTCCTGCAACCTTAAAGTTAAGAACATAAATAAAAATCGGGTCAAAAAGAGCATTAAGGATAACTGAGACTAAAACAGCATACATTGCTCTTTTCATATCTCCCTCTCCTCTCAATATTCCACTAACTCCATTGCTGAATATGAATGCTATTAAACCTCCAAATAAAGGAGTACTGTATTGCAATGCCTGATTCAAAGCTTCTCCTTTTGCTCCATATAATTGTAAAACAGGTTCCTGAATAGCTAGCAGGAATATTGTTAGTCCAATTGATGCAACTAAAAATATTAATAATGAGTGCATTGCCGATTCATTTACATTTTCCTTGTCATGGGCGCCTACAAATCGGCTGATGCTGCTTGTAGCACCATTTCCAAGTCCAACACTTACACCATTCAAAATCATAAAGATGGGTGTTACAAATCCTACAGCAGCTATTGCTACTTCTCCAAGTCCAGCTATCCAAATTCCGTCTACAATGTTATAGGACGCTGTTAGAATCATGGAAATCATAATCGGAATGGCCAATTTACGAACGGCCACTTCAGGATTTCCTCTCATTATCTCAACATTTTTATTCGCCATTACTATTTCACCTATATATTAATATTATTATTTTTTAGCTTATATTATTATTTCATCATCAATTTTTTTAAAGGTTCCAATTTTCTTTTTGTTTTGTAAAATGACTATTCTGAATGTTATTTTAACCTTAAACCCTGAAGTTCATATCTCCATCATGTTTTCATTTCCTATTTAATTCAAAGATTATTTAAATTAAGAAAAACTAAAATAATTACTGATAAAAATTTTTGCTGTGATTTAATGAAAGATGTAAATATTTTAGTTGAAGCTTTGCCTTATATTAAAAAGTTTCATGACAAAAAGATTTTAATTAAATATGGTGGCCATGCAATGGTGGATGAAGATGCAATGGCTTCCACTGCTCGCGATACTGTACTTTTAAAATATGTAGGTATGGAACCTATTGTAGTTCACGGAGGAGGTCCTGAAATCTCCAGATCAATGGATAAACTTGGAAAGGAACCTAAATTCATCAAAGGTTTAAGGGTAACCGATGAAGAGACAATGGAAATTATTAAAATGGTTTTGGTTGGTAAGATAAGTACCAATATCGTTTCTCAAATTTGTTTCCATGATGGAAAGGGAATTGGAGTTTCTGGTAAGGACAGCAGATTGATTTTTGCAAGTAAAAAACC from Methanobrevibacter sp. includes the following:
- a CDS encoding MATE family efflux transporter gives rise to the protein MANKNVEIMRGNPEVAVRKLAIPIMISMILTASYNIVDGIWIAGLGEVAIAAVGFVTPIFMILNGVSVGLGNGATSSISRFVGAHDKENVNESAMHSLLIFLVASIGLTIFLLAIQEPVLQLYGAKGEALNQALQYSTPLFGGLIAFIFSNGVSGILRGEGDMKRAMYAVLVSVILNALFDPIFIYVLNFKVAGAAYATILSSAISAVVILYWILIKKDTYADIHFKDFKYKGAIVKDILVVGIPASLDMVMMSIAVALYMSFISTIAGDYGIAVYTSGQRLYLFAIMPLTAIGSAVTAVVGSAFGARNGDYISRAHKFGAKFGIAFGTVITLILVIFADPLSVMFAYTPETAYLVPGIVLFLRVATLCLPLTGAGMASSFFYQGIGKGVLSLFFTILREIIFAVILTYYFGIFLGMGLLGIWIGLALGRSIASVINYIAGRYTIRKIREDIGT